A stretch of the Tardiphaga sp. 709 genome encodes the following:
- a CDS encoding DNA-binding transcriptional regulator produces MQPAGPFAISIRHRSAEWNLGMPPRSPKVEAAARTLILLEELNRHRVASIQMLHLATGLPKSTIVRLMKSLCAMGYVANDCRQGGYAVASRVKSLSNGFHGDPLVVEAARPWALSFTSQHQWPLAIGVLDHTSVVVRFSTIADSPVSPFHGTINMHLSLLRRALGRAYLAFCPPAERTMLLDLLSRSTDDEDQLIGDRAQTLSMLRSIRKQGYAERDRAVDPRSSGTIAIPIMSGDKVLATVGMTYFMSAIDRRELLKTFLPSLKTLAENISRSAAALK; encoded by the coding sequence TCGCCGAAAGTTGAAGCAGCAGCACGCACGCTCATCCTGCTGGAGGAGCTGAACCGGCATCGCGTTGCCTCGATCCAGATGCTTCATCTCGCGACAGGTTTGCCGAAATCGACCATCGTGCGCCTGATGAAATCGCTGTGCGCCATGGGCTATGTCGCTAATGACTGCAGACAAGGTGGCTACGCAGTCGCCTCACGCGTTAAATCTTTAAGCAACGGCTTTCACGGCGACCCGCTGGTGGTCGAAGCCGCGCGACCGTGGGCACTGTCCTTTACGTCACAGCATCAGTGGCCGTTGGCGATCGGCGTTCTCGACCACACGTCCGTGGTCGTGCGCTTCAGCACCATTGCCGACAGTCCGGTATCGCCGTTCCACGGAACGATCAACATGCATCTCAGCCTGCTGCGCCGCGCATTGGGCCGTGCCTATCTCGCCTTCTGTCCCCCTGCGGAGCGCACGATGCTGCTCGACCTTCTTTCACGATCGACGGATGATGAAGATCAACTCATCGGCGATCGCGCCCAGACATTGTCGATGCTGCGATCAATCCGGAAGCAAGGCTATGCCGAGCGGGATCGCGCCGTCGACCCTCGCTCATCCGGAACGATCGCCATCCCGATCATGAGTGGAGACAAGGTGCTTGCGACCGTTGGCATGACTTATTTCATGTCTGCAATCGATCGACGTGAGTTGCTCAAAACCTTCCTGCCCAGCCTTAAGACCTTGGCAGAGAACATCTCTCGAAGCGCTGCTGCACTCAAGTGA